The Glycine soja cultivar W05 chromosome 4, ASM419377v2, whole genome shotgun sequence genomic sequence tagtcttcctatgattttacttagtgacaATGACCTGACTTACAAGTGTGTGATTTGTCTtatcatgtactcctaagcggatgatgaagtttttcactaacatggtaccatattacatataggattgagtcttagtgtatctgttgcataatgtttgtgtaatgatcattgtaatttattatgtgaaatgaattgtgtgagtgtgagatgttgtATTATACTTGAGATGTGTTATTCTAAACACGTGATTAATGAAAAAGTGTGAAAGTGATTTTTGATTAAATTCTTAGGACAAATGATGTTATGCAATAAGTGGTAAAATGATGCAAATTGTGCTAAGTTGagcttattatatatatatatatatatatatatatatatatatatatatatatatatatatatatatatatagatgtttTCATTTATCTCTACTtatttaggaatgtgataattgACTTCCTatttgttatttgtgtttggatcttgtgatgatctcaaaccttATGTTCATGGAGCAAATAATTATGTGAATGACTTTAAAAAACATCATGCTAGAGATAAGATGTGttgtttttgtattaattttgtaaaattctaGATatgtagtttttataattttttgtttcacaTGCTGGATCTTTAGTTCATTCTCTGAAATTTTAGATGGTCTTATTTTGAGTCTAAAATGTTTTCATTTccttaattaatatgtttttaatttggtgattaatataaatatgaatttttttattgaataaaattattttatgtaattttatatttttaaatattttattttataaatatatatatcgaAATTGAGAGTGTTACAACTTACCTTCTTCACAAACTGACTTGAATTATTAAGAACATCTACCTGCCAATCTTTCGGATTCCACATGAACCAAATCCCCCCGACATGACCAATCACATCCTGGACAAAGAAATTAAGTCCAATTCTGCGAATAATACTTCTAGCACAATCCCCACTACTAGTATGAGTCTCCATAAGAACCAAGAAAGAGGAATCAAATTGACGCATATCATATCCTTCATAATTAAGCACACTAAATCCTTTGTTGATTGTGCCCCTATAATTCCAATTGATCACATTCATTGGGCACACTTAGGTTGGGTTGACATACCAATGCTAGGGGTTTCCTGAGTTCTCTCCTCCTCCATAGCTGCCACACCTGAATAGTCCATGACAGATTCTTGCACACTATTATGCACCTTTGAAGCCACCTCTAATTGTCTTTGGCTATTCACAAACTCTATCGCCTCCTTATCAACATGCGATTTCACCATAAATGATGGTAGTTGAATATTTGGATTCGTGAATTGGCTCATCTTTAAGAGGTTTAAACTCTCCTCGTACATAGCATCCCTCTTCTTGACACCCACTAGCACATTTTTGGCTATCTGCTTAGCTAATTCCTTATTGACTTGTGTTTTGTTCTTCCTCAACACActgttatttttcttaaaggGAATCTTTCCTCCAATATGCAAATCACCACCTTTAATTTTCCTCCTTGTGGGTTTTTAATTACCGTCCCACCATATTTCGGACATGTGCTTGTTTAACTGGTTCCTTAGAACTGCTTGCATAAGTCAACTTTTGACTACTCATGGAGAGTACAATACTCTTATTTAATTCAGGAACATGCACGACTCTCACGTGATTGCCATTAACCTTAGTAGGACCAACACGACTTTTATTAACCTCATCATTATTATTTGCTGCTCCATCAACATTGGAGTTTTTTGTTGCGTCACCTTCAGCTCCTATAACCAACTCCCCATTATCCCTCACAGATAGCACTCCAAAACGTGATCCAATATCAACAGATATTGATCCAGATTTCTTGCCATTATTAGAATTATTCTCAGCTACCCCTTTATTATTCTTCCCCATAATAACACCTTCCTTTTTTGCAACgttcaatttcattttcctaTAATTTCGCTTGGCAATCAACCATTCACCATGAATAGAATCTGTATCATTAATGACATGATTATGAGATTTTGTAACTTGCAAATTATGGTTAGGGTTGATGTTAGCATTGGACCCTCCATGTATGTTCGAAAGATTATTCACCGCCGTCTGAGTCTCCAAAATATTCACCGATTTCGAGGCCTCTTCCGTTTGACTCACCGTTTGCTTCACTGCATCAGCCCCTATGAATTGAGTACAATTGTCCTTCTTATGTCCTACTTGTCCACATCGGAAGCACATTGACTGCAATCCTTTATCCTCCAACAACAATTTATAACCTCCAACATATATGAGTGGTTAAAGGTTTATCAAGATCGAACCCAACACAGATACGTGTGAACTTTCCACAAGAATGAATGGATGTCAATCTGTCAACCTTCAACAATTTTCCCAAACTACCCTTTGAAGGAAGGTGCCATTGTAAAGCTCGATCGGAAGACGTTGAATACATAACCAAACTGCTACTTTCTTTGTAGATTCCACATTCATTAAAAAGAAGGGTCTGAATCGCTGGACAATAAGATAGTGATCTGCCACCATCCAAGGGGCTTCATATAAGTCAAAATTATAATCTTCATGACTACTAAACATGACTTGATAAAATCCATCATGAAGATCGATAATCGTACCATTCTCAGTCCAGCTTCATTGTAATTTCGCTTCTATCATTCTAAAGTTAACCCTCCTCCCCATAACTTTAACAACTAATATGTTAAACCGTGGAGTTGCCTAATTCATCAGTTCCAGATCCGAAACTGAGATAACAGGTCCATCAAGACTTCAATCACCCTTTCCTCCATTCTCCTTTGGAACTTCATTCAGCACATCAATAACCATGTGTTAAGATTTGACTGTTAGAACTGCCTAACAAATTATAGTAGATAAGatttttatgctattttttagaaaaaataaaagtcatgttgacTCATAGGATAAAACAGTTTTGATCTTATTCTCTAGGCATGATTTGTTAGTGGTGTTATCTTTCTGTTAGTGATGTTATCTTTTTGTTAGCAGGTACTATCTTTTCCATGCTTTTAAATACGTTGCTTCATATCAGAATAAAGTAAGCCTTTGCAGtctcaatttctttctttatgctcccttttattgtttaatatttctgcctactcttattaaaaaaaacaacaaattggtatcagagctcttaTCTTTAAGGGATCCGTGAGTTGAGAGAAATCACAATGGAGGGAGAAACATCATACACAGCAGGTTCACCACCAATTTTTTATGGTGAGGAGTACGAATTATGGGCTGCAAGGATGACTGCTCATCTTGAAGCTTTGGATCTTTGGGAGGCAGTAGAAGAAAACTATGATGTTCCTGAACTACCTTTAGATCCAACGGTGGCTCAGATGAAGAATCACAGAGAAAGGAAGACCAAAAAGGCTAAGGCTAAAAATTGCCTTTTCTCTGCTgtgtcaaaaattatttttacaagaaTTATGAACTTCAAGTCTGCCAAACAGATTTGGGATTATCTCAGATCAGAATATCAAGGCTGTGAAAGAACCAAAGGCATGCAAGTACTCAACTTGGGCAGAGAATTCGAGATGCAGAGCATGAAAAAGACTGAAACAATTAAAGGCTACGCTGACCGGCTGTTAGGCATAGCAAATAGAGTGAGGCTTCTTGGGAAGGACTTTCCTGATGAAAGAATAGTGCAAAAAATCCTGGTCACTATACCCGAGAAGTATGAATCGAAGATATCAGCATTGGAGGAGTCTAAAGACCTGTCAACCATCACCTTGGGAGAACTCATAAATGCTCTACAAGCCCAGGAGCATAGAAGAATGATGAGACAAGAGGAGGTGGTACAAGGTGCGTTTCATACGAAAGCACAAAATTCAAGAGGTGGCAAAGACAAGAAGAACAACAAATAGAGGAACAAAAAACCAGAAGGCTCCAACAAGCAGCAAGGTGAGACCTTTCCTCCTTGTCCACATTGCAAAAAGACAAATCATCCTGAAAGAAAATGTTGGTGGAAGCCAGATGTCAAGTGCAGAAAGTGTGGCAATATGGGACATGTAGAGCGAATATGCAAGTCCAAATCAGAGGAAGCAAAGGTGGTTGCGGAGGAACGAGAAGATGAACAACTCTTTGTTGCAACATGCTTTGCCACAAGCAATAGTTCCAGTGATTCATGGTTAATAGACAGTGGCTGCACAAACCATATGACCAATAACCTGAACCTCTTTAAAAAAACTTGACAAAACCATTGTTTCCAAAGTAAAAATTGGAAATGGTGATTTCATCTCAGTCAAGGGAAAAGGGACTGTTGCTATTGAAAGCTTGATAGGTTTGAAATATATCTCTAATGTCTTATATGTGCCTGACATTGATCAAAATCTACTTAGTGTTGCTTAGCTTGTAGAGAAAGGCTTCAAAGttatatttgaagaaaattggTGCTTGATCAAAGATGCAAAAGGAAAAGACGTATTCAAAGTGAAAATGAGGGCTAAAAGCTATGCTTTAAAtctaatggaggagaagcaaatAGCTTTTTCAAGCATGGCCACCAATGTTGAACTATGGCACAAAAGGCTCGGACACTTCCATCTTGCTGGACTTTTATACATGCAAAAACATGCCTTGGTGAAAGGTGTGTCAATGCTTGAAGACAAGTTAGCCGATTGCGTGGCTTGCCAATATGGTAAGCTAGTCAGAAAACCATTTCCTCAATCAACTTGGATAGCAACTCAAAAGCTGCAATTAGTTCACACAGATGTTGGGGGACCTCAGAGAGTATCATCTTTAAATGGTAATAAATACTATATTacatttattgatgattatactAGATTTTGTtggatttatttctttaaatccaAGACTGAGGTTGCTAATATTTTCTGGAAATTTAAAGCATTGGTGGAGAATCAAAGTGATTGCAGGTTGCAAACAATAAGGTCTGACAATgggaaggaataaaaaaatgatgtttttgataaattttgtgaagAAGCTGGCATTGAGCACCAACTCACCGTACCTTACaccccacaacaaaatggtgtgagTGAGAGAAAAATAGAAGTATCATGGAAATGACAAGGTGTATGCTGCATGAAAAGGAGTTGCCAAAGGAGCTATGGGCGGAGGCTGCAAACACTGCAGTATTTTTGCTGAATAGACTACCTACAAGAGTTCTGCACAAAAAAACTCCATTTGAAGGCTGGTTTGGTTACAAACTAGATTTACAAAATCTAAAAATCTTTGGTTGTGTTTGTTTCTCTTATGTTCCACAGGTTAAAAGGGACAAACTTGATAAAAAGGCAGAACCCGGAGTTTTCATTGGATACAGCAACACCTCCAAAACTTACAGAATTTTCCAACCTCAAAATGGGAAAATTCTTGTGAGtagagatgtcaaatttatggaAGATCAACAATGGAGTTGGGATGAGCCAATAAGGAAGCAGCTGCCAGAAATCCCACAGTTccttgatgatgatgaagatgacatTCCTGTCAGAGGTATAAGATCTTTATCTGAGATTTATCAAAAGAGTAATGTAGCTGTCCTAGAACCTGCAGAATTTGAAGAAGCTGAAAAGGATGACAAGTGGATAAATGCTATGAAGGAAGAGCTGAAgatgatagaaaaaaatgacACGTGGGAGCTAGTGGACAGACCTCAACACAAACAACCTATAGGGGTAAAATGGGTTTATAGAACCAAACTTAATCAAGATGGTTCTGTAAATAAATACAAGGCCAGGTTGGTGGTGAAAGGCTATGCTCAGGTGTTTGGAGTGGATTTTTCAGAAACCTTTGCTCCAGTTGCACGTCTTGATACAATTAGAATGCTACTTGCCTTGACTGCACATAAAAGgtggaaagtttatcatttagaTGTAAAAtctgcctttctaaatggttaCTTGTAGGAGGAGATTTATGTAGAGCAACTTGAGGGGTTTCAAATCAAAGGAGAGAAGCATAAAGTTTACAAGTTGAAAAAAGCATTATATGGTCTTAAACAGGCTCCTAGGGCCTGGTACAGCAGGATAGATGATCATCTTCAAGATCTTGGATTTGTCAAAAGTCCAAGTGAGGCTGCATTATATGTGAAATTGGTAGatgcaaatttaatcattattacTGTCTATGTTGATGATTTACTTGTGACAGGAAGTGATGAGAAACTCATAAAGGAGTTTAAAGTTGAAATGTTTAAAGCATTTGAAATGACAGATCTTGGCTTGATGAGTTTCTTTTTGGGAATGGAGGTGAAACAAGATCATGGTGGAATCCTCATTCACCAAAAGAAGTACGCAAGGGAAATACTCAAGAAGTTTCATATGGAGGACTGCAAAAGCACTACATCTCCAATGAACCAAAAGGAAAAATTTAGCAAGGATGATGGAGCTGATAAAGTTGACGAAATGCATTACAGAAGCTTGATTGGTTGTTTAATATATCTTACTGCAACCAGACCTGACATTTTGTTTGCAATAAGTATACTTTCAAGGTTCATGCATTGTGCTAGTGAAGTTCATCTTCAAGCTGCCAAACGAGTTATTAGATATGTTAAAGGCATTTTAGACTATGGTATAATGTACTCtcattctcataattttaagcTCCACGGATATTCTGATAATGACTAGGCAGGTTGTATTGATGACATGAGAAGCACCTCTGGTTATTGTTTTTACTTTGGTTCTGGAGTCTTTTCTTGGTGTTCTAAAAAGCAAGAAGTTGTAGCTCAATCAgttgcagaagcagagtatgtAGCTGTTGTTGCTGCAGTGAATCAAGCTCTTTGGATCAGGAAAATTATGATAGATTTGCATATGAAACAAGAAGAAAGCACACAGATTTTTGTGGACAACCAGGTTGCAATCTCAATTGCTAATGATCCAGTGTTTCATGGCAAAACTAAGCATTTCAAGATAAAGTTTTTCCTTCTAAGAGAAGTTCAaagggaaggagaagtgaagtTACTGTATTGCAAAACAGAGAATCAAAGTGCTGACATTCTGACCAAGGCACTTCCAAAAGCCAAATTTGAATACTTGAGACAAAAGCTTGGAGTTTGCAATTCCAAAGTCAAGGAGGAGTGTTAAGATTTGACTATTGGAACTGCCTAACAAATTATAGTAGATAAAatttttatgctattttttaggaaaaataaaagtcatgttgacTGATAGGATAAAACAGTTTTGATCTTATTCTCTAGGCATGATTTGTTAGTGGTGTTATCTTTCTGTGATGCTATCTTTTTGTTAGCAGTTACTATCTTTTCTATgcttttaaatatgttgtttcaTATCAGAATAAAGTAAGCCTTTGCGGtctcaatttctttctttatgcccccttttattgtttaatatttctgcctactcttattaaaaaaacaacaccATGCATGACATTCTCTCCTTCAGCATGAGCAATCTCTACTCCAACAAGCTTCAGTAATTGATCAACATATGAAGAGGCCTCCCCTTCCATAATCACTTTATTACCATCCTTAACCTTTTTGGTACTGCATAGGAGAAGGTCCTCCTCCTGACGAGTAAACCCTTCATCACCGCTCTCAAAAATCCTAGCAGAGCTcaccatatatattttttttgtggttgACTGGGTTGATTTCAATCCTAGTAAATATGTTTCTGGCTCTCTCTTAGTTTCGTATTCTTCTAAAACACTTTGTAAAGTTattgtttcttcaattaatatgataaacagaattaaacatatataatcATAAAAAGTTTCCGGCCATTTATGTCCCCCGGGTCAAGAGGATTTTTTGTTTGAAGGTAAAGACGTCGCAATAAAATAGAAAGTGTTTTTCTGAAATATCGAGCATACTTGTAaccaaattaagttaaaaaatttccgactttttgttttaaaatttaaatagctTTTTAAGCCTCCAAATTCAAAGAATATATTAGAACTCACATTTTAATTTCGAGTTCGTTAATGAAAGCGAACGTAAATCAAAGATGCCTTGGGTCATCTAAATTATTGAAGTTTAACACATTCTGTTTGGAACAGACCGCAACATTCGAAAGTAATGTTATACCAACCCAGCATAGACATTACATATATTATGGtcctttatttgtttgttaGGTAAGTATTGAGTACTTCTGATATATAACAATAAGAGACTTAATTAAAGCTCATGGGtttactcataaaaaaaattgaagctcGTGGATTTAATTCCGTTTCATGTTTCTTTATTGGTTTGTTAGGTATGCTTGTATCTTTCTCTCTGGCAAACtgattcaaaaataaataagggCATGTGTtgagttttttgttttaactttattAATAGATTCTAAGTGGAACACTGGAACTGTTTAGTTTTAGATAAAACCTTCCAAAAACATGGAGGCCAAAGTAAcagttatatatttaaaaaaaattaagcatatatCCTTAAGCTTGATAAGTTAGTGGGTTTCTCTCGAGAATCCTTGAGTTAAATGATAGAtgattcaaatcttaaaaagaaGGGTGAGAAAATAACCTTAAAATTAGCTCAATAACAAAAgaagtaaatatattattagcttTTCCAATTGACTCTAAAGGCTTAGGAATTTTCAGATGATTTAGATAATtaactctaaagatgaaaatgGGAAAATTATTGAAGTTTCACGTATCAGCAAACATACCataatgtgaaaaaaataaagaaagaaaaatgaagaattaCAAGAATCATAAGGGTATACTCTAAAGAAAATACttcccaaaaatataaaatactctCCGATCTCAACTgtaatcaaaaaaattaatttatattaaataaaaaagttagttaatcatatttaattacatc encodes the following:
- the LOC114410870 gene encoding uncharacterized protein LOC114410870 → MEGETSYTAGSPPIFYGEEYELWAARMTAHLEALDLWEAVEENYDVPELPLDPTVAQMKNHRERKTKKAKAKNCLFSAVSKIIFTRIMNFKSAKQIWDYLRSEYQGCERTKGMQVLNLGREFEMQSMKKTETIKGYADRLLGIANRVRLLGKDFPDERIVQKILVTIPEKYESKISALEESKDLSTITLGELINALQAQEHRRMMRQEEVVQGAFHTKAQNSRGGKDKKNNK